Genomic window (Aquimarina sp. BL5):
CTAATATGGCAGGTGTCGCCAATACAGATTGGAGCTGGTCATTAATAGCAGCCGATTTTGATCTGGATGGTCATAAAGATATCTACGTCACTAACGGAGTGTATAGAGATGTTATTGATCGCGACAAAAACAATGAAATACTTCAGATGTTAAGAAAAAACCAAAGAAAACCTACTCCGGAGGATTTCTTGTCCTTTTCAAAAATGTTACCCCAACAAAAACTAACAAATTACTTCTATAAAAATAATGGAGACCTAACATTTGAAAACACTACTGCTACCTGGAATGACTCCTCTCCTACTTTTTCTAATGGAGCTATTTATGCAGATCTAGATAATGATGGAGATTTGGATATAGTCGTAAATAACATAAATGAAAAGGCAACCATTCTAAAAAACAATGCAGTTGAACTCCATAATGATCATTTCCTAAAGGTTTCCCTAAAAGGTCCAGAGAAAAACAAATTCGGAATTGGTGCGCAAGTAAAAGTGTATCTATCCGACAATAAAATACAATCTCGTCAATTAATAAACACACGAGGATTTTTATCCTCTGTCTCCAATATATTACATTTTGGATTTCAGAAAAACGACTCCATACAAAAAGTAGAAATCATCTGGCCAGATCGAAAGACTCAAGAGTTATCAAAAATCAAAGCAAATCAATCCATATCTTTTGATTACACCAATGCTTCATATACGGAAAAACATACTTCAAAAGATATCGACAACAATACGATCTTTAATTCAGTTACTTCCTCTTTTCGTCATACCGAAATTCCGTTTAACGACTATAAACTGCAGGTTTTATTACCTCATAAATTATCACAAACTGGGCCTGCAATTGCCAAGGCAGATATAAATAATGATGGTATCGAAGATATCTTTATAGGTGGCGCTCATACGCAAACAGGACAATTACTTATAGGCAATAAAAAAGGAGGATTCAGTCCACAAACTATAACTGACTTTAAAAAAGATAAACAAAAAGAAGATATAGCAGCTTGTTTTTTTGATGCTGATCAAGATGGGGATCAAGATTTATATGTGGTTAGTGGTAGTTATGAATTTAGTAATAAACCAAAACTACTACAAGACAGATTATATCTTAATAATGGACAAGGAAACTTTTCAAAAGCAGAAAACAAACTACCAGAATTGATCACTGCGGGATCTGTAGTTACTCCCTGTGATTATGATAGCGATGGAGATATCGATTTATTTGTAGGTGGCAGAGTCATTCCTGGTAAATATCCATATGCACCAATAAGCTATTTACTTATTAATACTAATGGAAAATTCTCGATTAACACTACGGAGTTTGCTCCAGAATTAGAAAATATTGGTATGGTTACAGATGCTGTATGGAAAGACATCAATGGAGATAAACGACCTGACCTAATCGTTACTGGCGAATGGATGGGAATCGAAGTGTTTATCAATAAAAACAATACATTATCTAAAAGTGACCAATATCAAACCTTATCCGCGACTACCGGTTGGTGGAATACCATTAAAGCTGTAGATGTGGATAATGACGGAGATCAAGATATTATTGCGGGTAATCTAGGTTTAAATTATAAATTTCATGCTTCAGAAAAAAAGCCCTTTCATATCTATACACGTGATTTTGATTTTAATGGTAACGAAGATATTATACTAGCTAAACACTATAAGGACAAACAAGTACCAGTAAGAGGAAAAGTCTGTACGGCACAGCAAATCCCACATTTATCTAAAAAAATCCCTACGTATAGTGAATTTGCGAATAGTGACCTTGAAGGTATTCTAGGTAAATCTGTAAAATCTGCACTACATTATCAAGCAACTGAATTCCGTTCCGGAATCTTTTTTAATGATGGAGCAGGATCCTATACCTTCTCTCCATTTTCTAATGAGATGCAGAAATCTCCCATCAATAGTATACTTTTTGAAGACTTTGATGGAGATCAAAAAAAGGACCTATTACTAGCTGGGAACAATTACCAATCCGAAGTAGAAACTACCAGATCTGATGCGGGTATCGGTTTTTTCTTAAAAGGAAATTCGAAAGGAAAATTCTCATATATCCCGAATATAAAATCAGGTTTTTATGCTGATAAAGATGTAAGACATATGATATCTATCAAAACTTCTAATGGAAAACAAGTATGGGTTGTTAATAATAATGATCAGGTGGATGTATTTAAGAAAAATAATAAATAACCTGGGTTAGATTATTGATCTAGTTACATAATTTTTAAAAAAAAGAGGCTGTCTGAAAAGTATTAGGAATTCTGGATTGTCAGTCTGAGCTTGTCGAAAACATTTTGAAAATCAAGACATTAAAAACTTCGACAGGCTCAGTTTGACAGGAATACGATACTTTTCAGACAGCCTCATTAAAAGTTCTTCTTTATA
Coding sequences:
- a CDS encoding VCBS repeat-containing protein; this encodes MKKEKLFTLLHPDHTGIHFENKLLETVASNYYQYMYTYIGGGVASADFNNDGLIDLFFTSNTFDNKLYLNKGNFKFEDITIKAGISKREGFDTGVTVADVNNDGFLDIYISRGGWQDEDNKFANMLYINNGPSAGSGTLTFTEKAEELGLADTNRTIQATFFDYDNDNDLDVYISNTPDVTDRAKIVNLEAIQKDPKTLALKGSDRLYNNDGTGHFTDVSEQSGLIFDIGFGLNPQVGDLTNDGFLDIYVCNDFNVPDLAYINNGDGTFTESRDTLLKHMSFNSMGSDIADMNNDGLSDLMTLDMNPEDYVRSKTTMAMTSIENFDAMVSSGYHHQYMHNMLQINNGNNTFSEIANMAGVANTDWSWSLIAADFDLDGHKDIYVTNGVYRDVIDRDKNNEILQMLRKNQRKPTPEDFLSFSKMLPQQKLTNYFYKNNGDLTFENTTATWNDSSPTFSNGAIYADLDNDGDLDIVVNNINEKATILKNNAVELHNDHFLKVSLKGPEKNKFGIGAQVKVYLSDNKIQSRQLINTRGFLSSVSNILHFGFQKNDSIQKVEIIWPDRKTQELSKIKANQSISFDYTNASYTEKHTSKDIDNNTIFNSVTSSFRHTEIPFNDYKLQVLLPHKLSQTGPAIAKADINNDGIEDIFIGGAHTQTGQLLIGNKKGGFSPQTITDFKKDKQKEDIAACFFDADQDGDQDLYVVSGSYEFSNKPKLLQDRLYLNNGQGNFSKAENKLPELITAGSVVTPCDYDSDGDIDLFVGGRVIPGKYPYAPISYLLINTNGKFSINTTEFAPELENIGMVTDAVWKDINGDKRPDLIVTGEWMGIEVFINKNNTLSKSDQYQTLSATTGWWNTIKAVDVDNDGDQDIIAGNLGLNYKFHASEKKPFHIYTRDFDFNGNEDIILAKHYKDKQVPVRGKVCTAQQIPHLSKKIPTYSEFANSDLEGILGKSVKSALHYQATEFRSGIFFNDGAGSYTFSPFSNEMQKSPINSILFEDFDGDQKKDLLLAGNNYQSEVETTRSDAGIGFFLKGNSKGKFSYIPNIKSGFYADKDVRHMISIKTSNGKQVWVVNNNDQVDVFKKNNK